In one Castor canadensis chromosome 15, mCasCan1.hap1v2, whole genome shotgun sequence genomic region, the following are encoded:
- the Cog2 gene encoding conserved oligomeric Golgi complex subunit 2 isoform X3 gives MERRRMNLPTGPDTLCFDKDEFMKEDFDVDHFVSDCRKRVQLEELRDDLELYYKLLKTAMVELINKDYADFVNLSTNLVGMDKALNQLSVPLGQLREEVLSLRSSVSEGIRAVDERMSKQEDIRRKKMCVLRLVQVIQSVEKIEKILNSQGSKETSTLEANSPLLTGQMLERIATEFNQLQFHAVQSKGMPLLDKVRPRIAGITAVLQQSLEGLLLEGLQTSNVDIVRHCLRTYATIDKTRDAEALVGQVLVKPCVDEVISEHFVKSQPNGLQLMYNKLLEFIPHHCRLLQEVTGGAASRFREVAGSLEAALADGLADAPAGSPYCLSASHRTWSSLRKCWSNEMFLPVLAHRLWRLTLQILARFSVFVSELSLRPISNESAKEMKKPLVSGSKDPSAIQGNSEDQGSGLPETKPVASISSTQLVYVVADLDRLQEQLPELLEIIKQKLKMIGFENFSSISAALEDSKSALSACVPAVSDKIVQALSESCFSCLKSAQEVPRLYRRTNKEVPTTASSYVDSALRPLHQLQSGHKDKLKPAVMQQWLQRALSESTHKYFETVSDVLNSVKKMEESLKRLKQARRTMATNPVGPSGGLSDDDKIRLQLALDVEYLGEQIQKMGLQAGDIESFSALSELVLAAKDQASDQP, from the exons ATGGAGAGACGCAGGATGAACCTGCCCACGGGGCCGGACACGCTGTGCTTCGACAAGGACGAGTTCATGAAG GAGGATTTCGACGTGGATCACTTTGTGTCTGACTGTAGGAAGCGGGTGCAGTTGGAAGAGCTGAGAGATGACCTGGAGCTGTACTACAAGCTGCTCAAAACAGCCATGGTGGAGCTCATCAACAAGGACTACGCAGACTTTGTCAACCTCTCGACAAACCTG GTTGGCATGGACAAAGCCCTCAACCAGCTGTCTGTGCCTTTGGGACAGTTGCGAGAAGAGGTTCTG agCCTTAGGTCATCTGTCAGTGAAGGAATTCGAGCAGTAGATGAACGAATGTCTAAACAAGAGGACATCAGGAGGAAAAAG atgTGTGTGCTGAGACTTGTACAAGTTATTCAATCAgttgagaaaattgaaaaaatcttGAACTCTCAAGGTTCTAAAGAAACATCTACACTAGAGGCAAACAG CCCACTCTTGACTGGACAGATGTTGGAGAGAATAGCCACAGAGTTTAACCAGCTGCAGTTCCATGCTGTGCAAAGCAAGGGCATGCCGCTTCTGGACAAAGTGAGACCG CGCATTGCTGGTATCACAGCCGTGCTGCAGCAGTCCCTGGAGGGCCTCTTGCTGGAAGGCCTGCAAACCTCCAATGTCGACATCGTACGGCACTGCCTGCGAACCTATGCCACTATTGACAAGACTCGGGATGCAGAGGCCTTGGTTGGGCAAGTCCTGGTGAAACCGTGTGTAGACGAG GTGATCAGTGAACACTTTGTTAAGTCCCAGCCCAATGGCCTGCAGCTCATGTATAATAAGCTCTTGGAGTTTATCCCTCACCACTGCCGCCTTCTCCAGGAAGTCACAGGAGGAGCTGCATCAAG GTTTCGAGAAGTGGCGGGATCCTTAGAGGCAGCGCTCGCGGACGGGCTGGCAGATGCTCCAG CTGGAAGTCCGTATTGCCTTTCGGCTTCTCACAGAACATGGAGCAGCCTGAGGAAGTGCTGGTCCAACGAGATGTTTCTGCCAGTGCTGGCTCATCGCCTGTGGAGGCTCACACTGCAGATTTTGGCGCGATTCTCTGTGTTTGTCAGCGAG CTTTCTCTCAGGCCCATTTCTAACGAAAGTGCCAAGGAGATGAAAAAGCCTTTGGTGTCTGGCAGCAAAGACCCTTCTGCAATCCAAGGAAATAGTGAGGACCAAGGAAGTGGTCTTCCAGAAACAAAACCAGTGGCCTCCATTTCCAGCACTCAGCTCGTATACGTGGTTGCAGACCTGGATAGGCTTCAGGAGCAG CTTCCAGAACTCTTGGAGATAATCAAGCAAAAACTTAAAATGATTGGATTTGAGAATTTTTCTTCTATCTCAG CGGCCCTGGAGGACTCAAAGAGCGCCTTGTCAGCCTGTGTGCCAGCCGTGAGCGACAAGATCGTCCAGGCCTTGAGTGAGTCCTGCTTCAGCTGCCTGAAAAGTGCCCAGGAGGTCCCCAGGCTTTACCGGAGGACCAATAAG GAAGTCCCAACCACAGCCTCCTCTTATGTGGACAGTGCCCTGAGGCCTCTTCACCAGCTTCAAAGTGGACACAAGGATAAGCTGAAGCCTGCAGTGATGCAGCAGTGGCTACAGCGGGCGCTGTCTGAGAGCACTCACAA GTACTTTGAGACCGTGTCTGATGTCCTGAACTCTGTGAAGAAGATGGAGGAGAGCCTGAAGAGGCTGAAGCAAGCCAGGAGAACCATGGCCACCAACCCTGTGGGCCCCAGTGGTGGCTTGAGCGATGATGACAAGATCCGGCTGCAGTTGGCCTTGGATGTGGAGTACTTGGGAGAGCAG ATACAAAAGATGGGCCTGCAAGCAGGTGACATCGAAAGCTTCTCAGCCCTTTCAGAGCTTGTCCTCGCTGCCAAGGACCAGGCCTCAGACCAGCCTTAG
- the Cog2 gene encoding conserved oligomeric Golgi complex subunit 2 isoform X1, which translates to MERRRMNLPTGPDTLCFDKDEFMKEDFDVDHFVSDCRKRVQLEELRDDLELYYKLLKTAMVELINKDYADFVNLSTNLVGMDKALNQLSVPLGQLREEVLSLRSSVSEGIRAVDERMSKQEDIRRKKMCVLRLVQVIQSVEKIEKILNSQGSKETSTLEANSPLLTGQMLERIATEFNQLQFHAVQSKGMPLLDKVRPRIAGITAVLQQSLEGLLLEGLQTSNVDIVRHCLRTYATIDKTRDAEALVGQVLVKPCVDEVISEHFVKSQPNGLQLMYNKLLEFIPHHCRLLQEVTGGAASSEKATIVPGYDFLVNSVWPEIVQGLEEKLPSLFNPGDPDAFHEKYTISMDFVRGFEQQCGSQASVKRLRAHPAYHSFSDKWNLPVYFQIRFREVAGSLEAALADGLADAPAGSPYCLSASHRTWSSLRKCWSNEMFLPVLAHRLWRLTLQILARFSVFVSELSLRPISNESAKEMKKPLVSGSKDPSAIQGNSEDQGSGLPETKPVASISSTQLVYVVADLDRLQEQLPELLEIIKQKLKMIGFENFSSISAALEDSKSALSACVPAVSDKIVQALSESCFSCLKSAQEVPRLYRRTNKEVPTTASSYVDSALRPLHQLQSGHKDKLKPAVMQQWLQRALSESTHKYFETVSDVLNSVKKMEESLKRLKQARRTMATNPVGPSGGLSDDDKIRLQLALDVEYLGEQIQKMGLQAGDIESFSALSELVLAAKDQASDQP; encoded by the exons ATGGAGAGACGCAGGATGAACCTGCCCACGGGGCCGGACACGCTGTGCTTCGACAAGGACGAGTTCATGAAG GAGGATTTCGACGTGGATCACTTTGTGTCTGACTGTAGGAAGCGGGTGCAGTTGGAAGAGCTGAGAGATGACCTGGAGCTGTACTACAAGCTGCTCAAAACAGCCATGGTGGAGCTCATCAACAAGGACTACGCAGACTTTGTCAACCTCTCGACAAACCTG GTTGGCATGGACAAAGCCCTCAACCAGCTGTCTGTGCCTTTGGGACAGTTGCGAGAAGAGGTTCTG agCCTTAGGTCATCTGTCAGTGAAGGAATTCGAGCAGTAGATGAACGAATGTCTAAACAAGAGGACATCAGGAGGAAAAAG atgTGTGTGCTGAGACTTGTACAAGTTATTCAATCAgttgagaaaattgaaaaaatcttGAACTCTCAAGGTTCTAAAGAAACATCTACACTAGAGGCAAACAG CCCACTCTTGACTGGACAGATGTTGGAGAGAATAGCCACAGAGTTTAACCAGCTGCAGTTCCATGCTGTGCAAAGCAAGGGCATGCCGCTTCTGGACAAAGTGAGACCG CGCATTGCTGGTATCACAGCCGTGCTGCAGCAGTCCCTGGAGGGCCTCTTGCTGGAAGGCCTGCAAACCTCCAATGTCGACATCGTACGGCACTGCCTGCGAACCTATGCCACTATTGACAAGACTCGGGATGCAGAGGCCTTGGTTGGGCAAGTCCTGGTGAAACCGTGTGTAGACGAG GTGATCAGTGAACACTTTGTTAAGTCCCAGCCCAATGGCCTGCAGCTCATGTATAATAAGCTCTTGGAGTTTATCCCTCACCACTGCCGCCTTCTCCAGGAAGTCACAGGAGGAGCTGCATCAAG TGAGAAAGCTACCATTGTCCCTGGATATGACTTCCTGGTGAATTCTGTCTGGCCAGAAATAGTGCAGGGACTAGAGGAAAAGCTGCCCTCACTCTTCAATCCTGGGGATCCTGATGCCTTTCACGAG AAATATACCATAAGCATGGATTTTGTGAGAGGATTTGAACAACAGTGTGGGTCCCAAGCCAGTGTGAAGAGACTGCGAGCACACCCCGCCTATCATAGCTTCAGTGACAAGTGGAACTTGCCGGTGTATTTCCAGATAAG GTTTCGAGAAGTGGCGGGATCCTTAGAGGCAGCGCTCGCGGACGGGCTGGCAGATGCTCCAG CTGGAAGTCCGTATTGCCTTTCGGCTTCTCACAGAACATGGAGCAGCCTGAGGAAGTGCTGGTCCAACGAGATGTTTCTGCCAGTGCTGGCTCATCGCCTGTGGAGGCTCACACTGCAGATTTTGGCGCGATTCTCTGTGTTTGTCAGCGAG CTTTCTCTCAGGCCCATTTCTAACGAAAGTGCCAAGGAGATGAAAAAGCCTTTGGTGTCTGGCAGCAAAGACCCTTCTGCAATCCAAGGAAATAGTGAGGACCAAGGAAGTGGTCTTCCAGAAACAAAACCAGTGGCCTCCATTTCCAGCACTCAGCTCGTATACGTGGTTGCAGACCTGGATAGGCTTCAGGAGCAG CTTCCAGAACTCTTGGAGATAATCAAGCAAAAACTTAAAATGATTGGATTTGAGAATTTTTCTTCTATCTCAG CGGCCCTGGAGGACTCAAAGAGCGCCTTGTCAGCCTGTGTGCCAGCCGTGAGCGACAAGATCGTCCAGGCCTTGAGTGAGTCCTGCTTCAGCTGCCTGAAAAGTGCCCAGGAGGTCCCCAGGCTTTACCGGAGGACCAATAAG GAAGTCCCAACCACAGCCTCCTCTTATGTGGACAGTGCCCTGAGGCCTCTTCACCAGCTTCAAAGTGGACACAAGGATAAGCTGAAGCCTGCAGTGATGCAGCAGTGGCTACAGCGGGCGCTGTCTGAGAGCACTCACAA GTACTTTGAGACCGTGTCTGATGTCCTGAACTCTGTGAAGAAGATGGAGGAGAGCCTGAAGAGGCTGAAGCAAGCCAGGAGAACCATGGCCACCAACCCTGTGGGCCCCAGTGGTGGCTTGAGCGATGATGACAAGATCCGGCTGCAGTTGGCCTTGGATGTGGAGTACTTGGGAGAGCAG ATACAAAAGATGGGCCTGCAAGCAGGTGACATCGAAAGCTTCTCAGCCCTTTCAGAGCTTGTCCTCGCTGCCAAGGACCAGGCCTCAGACCAGCCTTAG
- the Cog2 gene encoding conserved oligomeric Golgi complex subunit 2 isoform X2, giving the protein MVELINKDYADFVNLSTNLVGMDKALNQLSVPLGQLREEVLSLRSSVSEGIRAVDERMSKQEDIRRKKMCVLRLVQVIQSVEKIEKILNSQGSKETSTLEANSPLLTGQMLERIATEFNQLQFHAVQSKGMPLLDKVRPRIAGITAVLQQSLEGLLLEGLQTSNVDIVRHCLRTYATIDKTRDAEALVGQVLVKPCVDEVISEHFVKSQPNGLQLMYNKLLEFIPHHCRLLQEVTGGAASSEKATIVPGYDFLVNSVWPEIVQGLEEKLPSLFNPGDPDAFHEKYTISMDFVRGFEQQCGSQASVKRLRAHPAYHSFSDKWNLPVYFQIRFREVAGSLEAALADGLADAPAGSPYCLSASHRTWSSLRKCWSNEMFLPVLAHRLWRLTLQILARFSVFVSELSLRPISNESAKEMKKPLVSGSKDPSAIQGNSEDQGSGLPETKPVASISSTQLVYVVADLDRLQEQLPELLEIIKQKLKMIGFENFSSISAALEDSKSALSACVPAVSDKIVQALSESCFSCLKSAQEVPRLYRRTNKEVPTTASSYVDSALRPLHQLQSGHKDKLKPAVMQQWLQRALSESTHKYFETVSDVLNSVKKMEESLKRLKQARRTMATNPVGPSGGLSDDDKIRLQLALDVEYLGEQIQKMGLQAGDIESFSALSELVLAAKDQASDQP; this is encoded by the exons ATGGTGGAGCTCATCAACAAGGACTACGCAGACTTTGTCAACCTCTCGACAAACCTG GTTGGCATGGACAAAGCCCTCAACCAGCTGTCTGTGCCTTTGGGACAGTTGCGAGAAGAGGTTCTG agCCTTAGGTCATCTGTCAGTGAAGGAATTCGAGCAGTAGATGAACGAATGTCTAAACAAGAGGACATCAGGAGGAAAAAG atgTGTGTGCTGAGACTTGTACAAGTTATTCAATCAgttgagaaaattgaaaaaatcttGAACTCTCAAGGTTCTAAAGAAACATCTACACTAGAGGCAAACAG CCCACTCTTGACTGGACAGATGTTGGAGAGAATAGCCACAGAGTTTAACCAGCTGCAGTTCCATGCTGTGCAAAGCAAGGGCATGCCGCTTCTGGACAAAGTGAGACCG CGCATTGCTGGTATCACAGCCGTGCTGCAGCAGTCCCTGGAGGGCCTCTTGCTGGAAGGCCTGCAAACCTCCAATGTCGACATCGTACGGCACTGCCTGCGAACCTATGCCACTATTGACAAGACTCGGGATGCAGAGGCCTTGGTTGGGCAAGTCCTGGTGAAACCGTGTGTAGACGAG GTGATCAGTGAACACTTTGTTAAGTCCCAGCCCAATGGCCTGCAGCTCATGTATAATAAGCTCTTGGAGTTTATCCCTCACCACTGCCGCCTTCTCCAGGAAGTCACAGGAGGAGCTGCATCAAG TGAGAAAGCTACCATTGTCCCTGGATATGACTTCCTGGTGAATTCTGTCTGGCCAGAAATAGTGCAGGGACTAGAGGAAAAGCTGCCCTCACTCTTCAATCCTGGGGATCCTGATGCCTTTCACGAG AAATATACCATAAGCATGGATTTTGTGAGAGGATTTGAACAACAGTGTGGGTCCCAAGCCAGTGTGAAGAGACTGCGAGCACACCCCGCCTATCATAGCTTCAGTGACAAGTGGAACTTGCCGGTGTATTTCCAGATAAG GTTTCGAGAAGTGGCGGGATCCTTAGAGGCAGCGCTCGCGGACGGGCTGGCAGATGCTCCAG CTGGAAGTCCGTATTGCCTTTCGGCTTCTCACAGAACATGGAGCAGCCTGAGGAAGTGCTGGTCCAACGAGATGTTTCTGCCAGTGCTGGCTCATCGCCTGTGGAGGCTCACACTGCAGATTTTGGCGCGATTCTCTGTGTTTGTCAGCGAG CTTTCTCTCAGGCCCATTTCTAACGAAAGTGCCAAGGAGATGAAAAAGCCTTTGGTGTCTGGCAGCAAAGACCCTTCTGCAATCCAAGGAAATAGTGAGGACCAAGGAAGTGGTCTTCCAGAAACAAAACCAGTGGCCTCCATTTCCAGCACTCAGCTCGTATACGTGGTTGCAGACCTGGATAGGCTTCAGGAGCAG CTTCCAGAACTCTTGGAGATAATCAAGCAAAAACTTAAAATGATTGGATTTGAGAATTTTTCTTCTATCTCAG CGGCCCTGGAGGACTCAAAGAGCGCCTTGTCAGCCTGTGTGCCAGCCGTGAGCGACAAGATCGTCCAGGCCTTGAGTGAGTCCTGCTTCAGCTGCCTGAAAAGTGCCCAGGAGGTCCCCAGGCTTTACCGGAGGACCAATAAG GAAGTCCCAACCACAGCCTCCTCTTATGTGGACAGTGCCCTGAGGCCTCTTCACCAGCTTCAAAGTGGACACAAGGATAAGCTGAAGCCTGCAGTGATGCAGCAGTGGCTACAGCGGGCGCTGTCTGAGAGCACTCACAA GTACTTTGAGACCGTGTCTGATGTCCTGAACTCTGTGAAGAAGATGGAGGAGAGCCTGAAGAGGCTGAAGCAAGCCAGGAGAACCATGGCCACCAACCCTGTGGGCCCCAGTGGTGGCTTGAGCGATGATGACAAGATCCGGCTGCAGTTGGCCTTGGATGTGGAGTACTTGGGAGAGCAG ATACAAAAGATGGGCCTGCAAGCAGGTGACATCGAAAGCTTCTCAGCCCTTTCAGAGCTTGTCCTCGCTGCCAAGGACCAGGCCTCAGACCAGCCTTAG